From the Acropora muricata isolate sample 2 unplaced genomic scaffold, ASM3666990v1 scaffold_690, whole genome shotgun sequence genome, the window ATGGAACATGTGTAAGGCACTATCTGATTACTTTCCTCGTAAGACATTTTATGCATGCCGTGTTTATATCTACAACCAGAAATTGTGATGGTTTCAGAGCGAAGATAATGAAGTACCAGCTAAAGAAACAAAGTGATCTGGTTTTGAACAAGAACCACCAAtacaatattttaggttttgatttgAATGTGCCCTCTCACCCAAACGTTTCCGGAATTTCCGAGCcagggttttgcaaaagatacgcttatgttttgttttttgtttttgttttgttttttacgaCTTCTATTCTAGTTAAGGTCACAAAAATAATCTGGTGGAGTATAAAGATACAGATGGATTTTAATAGAAATTCTGCCTGAGCCTGAGCCCATATTCTGTCCCTTCCCCTCATCCAACCACCCCTAGCCAATAATCCCCCCTCCCCGCCTCCCTACGCTCCTCCTCTCCTCTCGTACTCGCCAAAACAAAATCCATAACGACAGCCATTAGACACTTAAAACCAGCTGGGCAAGAAGCGTGTTTCTACTACTTCCCCAGGATGATAagagtgaaaatcatcattgtcaaaccaaCTCGGTAAGTTTTTTTGCTGGACGTATAGATAACGAAGGTTTTTTGGGAAAGACgtcctgtgaaattttgaaataccttTACATGTGTGGTTTCAAGGTAGTTACATGTGTGGTTTCAAGGTAGTTTTCCACTGTTTTAGTTTCTAAGAATTCAGTTTCTTCCCGCTCCTACTAactatttcacataaattatgTAATATATGCCCTACGATGAAAAAATTCGAAGCCAataatatggatttcatatttgttaCAGTGTTTAATAGGGCCGTCAATGTCGCGCAATCAAACTATGAGTCAggcaacgttattttatttctcttCTGATTCTACGTTAACTGTCTCACGAAAAGAAGTGTGATTTTGTagtacaaagaaggaacataatgatacgatAAGGTTACACggactttctttacccgtaggaaagcctAGTGTGTGTAATTGATTATGACTGTAACGAAACTAATAAACTACCTTGattagcctctatttacaactaactCCCGTATGTCCTTTTTTcctaaagtaaaaaaaatcatattgagtcaaaatgtgtatgatgtcctttattgaactaTAGAAGATTTCAGAGCTGAGTTTTGAGTTTATTATGTAACGTTAATTTGTTGTACAAAGTGGTTTCTACGCCAAAAAATGACTTGGCGTTTCcggctctcaatgggacacgtttgttgggccgcgggtacTATTTTGACACAACaccgtatcaagaaatggtctattgttccggatcaaattccacatcacacatgaaaacaaaaggcttttgttttcaacttccgCTAATTAACATTCGCCGAGAGTCTGCGAAGATGAAATTTAAATCGTCGCAAAATTGTCGGCGTGTCATTTAGCGGCACTAGGGGTTTGGAAAGTTGCACATTAAGGTGCCGTTAACACGGGGGTACTCAGGGGGAAAATGCGCTTCAGTATGCTTGGTCCCTCAATATGATTTGTGCATCAGCGGAccagttgattaaaaaaatttaaaaacacgATAAAGATTATTCGCTGTTAAAAAACGTTCTCAAAAATCAAACTTCTTaattgttcaagatgatcattatattattatcgcccatttttggtgtgagtgatctgtcaaattccctatattcctgaagatcatgtgttttttaccataatttggaaattcatgtgagtaatcaaatgaatcagaaatataagatttggcctgcattacttgtttctcactttctgtgggttcaccaagtgtcacccaggAACAtgttactatcaataattaaaggctgaaatgctttgtcgaaatcatcatcactctcactactgtcatgtgctggagtcaaacttttaatcaattctttaaagaatttactttttgatttcttgaaaacaaagctttcaccagttttgccaaagttaatgtcatctgtgtcataatatAGTTCTGTTTTCCAaacttttggttttttgttgAGTGCCTCCCTactgtgtattaggtgttaagtCAATTCACTtcaaggttttcatttcttcaaggtattctccatctgtgtttttctgtgtttatattaaattgatcatggcaccatctattaaagttataggtacacatgtggcttactcatgttttctggagtgttccctctctttagcctcagtataagtttcagtgctacaatctgattcaaatgttataggcattgtcatcgtagtgttgcagcaattttgaaaattttgaaaggccagggaaaattgatgaaatcactgcaaagacaataaacaagctgaatagccattacaacctccacgatataataattgtgaggacttaaaggccaagctatgtcaaaatataaatcatccACAAAAAGCACATTTAATAccaatatatacataatcccatatttttatttgtcatgttttcttcttactataacttttaaactaaataatgtacttttTATATCCTTTCGCACTTAATACTTtcccttcttaatattatttaaattattccttctttttaaactaaatgctcactatatactttttcacttacgCTCAccatatactttttcacttaattattttttgttttgttttgtattttttgctttgttttttgtatttttcttatgcttttaaattacactaaattaattgataatttttaacaaaaaagaaaactctctttttgaaagccaagcccactcagatactaacaataagcaacaacaatttccaaacaaattttattCACAAAAGGCCATAAGTCAGTATaggaaaaaaaggcaataaacacagtaaaaatgtcaacaacagatgacttataggcagcagggcaagcaaattattttgaccgacacagggacaaaccaacaaactctaagcataagcagtcaacagacaaggacgGAAAATTGTAAACAGTAACAGTGCAAACACCAGGAAattttaccccaaacagtcaagaagacaacgcaatttacagcactgcactgacaaaaatgaattcaaaaaaggcaacaaaatttaggcacaaacagacatttaacaaacaaatgtaaatgcacaacaaactTTAAAACAcaggcaataaaaaaaatccaataaaattttgcggcaagcagtcgaagagggcagaaaatgtaaacgcagaccctgtagaagtctcaccaaaccatgaaaatcgaagcGCAAaggattcaaaacagtatcttcacctctaaaaggattgatgagcaaaatggctcccTACATTAATACAAATCAATTTTTGTTGTAAttgactattatcaaggatttaaacctccttttttgaggctgattttgcgagaatttaaaggaaaaaaccgcggtcgatttgggtggactacactagtctggagttcaaaatggcgccaacgccactcacccgaagcggatttcaataaaatttacgacaaacccgcgtgcaaaacaaaaaaatgctgttacagacatacaaaatatacaacaaagcgtacacacctactacaaattactaaataaccagtcaataattgccagtatttgtcctttctttgttctacatcaatggtttcttcacgctaaactaaccaagccaagcgaaGCTTTGAcccgttgctatgtgacgtcacactggtagtgatgagtcggtcgtgggcgaataggggaaaacaatagagacgctccctctcTCCCGGTTCGAGACTTAACATTTATCCTTGGTCTGTTTTCAGGAAAGGAAAAAATCATCGACTATCTCGTGTGTGAGACTGGACAGAAACTCTCCGACCTGTTCAGTAGCTTGAGTCGTGGTAGGAGAAGGTTCGATGTGACGGCCGAGGACCTCGACAACCTTCTACCAAATTGGTGGTCCGAGCGAGCGTTCCGCACCACTACCAGGTGTGTTGTTAGTCGAGAACAGCTCGTAACCATCCGTTTTACCAACCGGAGAAAGCTGCAGTACGATCATTCCAAGTGTCCTCGCTGTCAGTGGTCGGGAGTTGGCGAGAAACCCTCTCTTTGCCAAGGAAGGAAGACCTGGCCGGTCGATCTGAGCTACCTATTTGTGACTTTCAGTCGTGAAAGGACCCATCAAGAGCAAAAGAAGGATGGTAAGGTGGCAAATATTGTTACATTTATGATGTATTTCAGTTTTATTACGTTGTTCGGAATTCACTGTTGTAATCGAACAGCTATCTGCTCCTCTTTCTTTTTCACAACAATACCGTGGTTTATGTTATCGTTGATCGTCTCATTCACTAATCATAGTCTCTAATtataaattgtttttgtttgattctCAGAGAAAATCGACCTGTCCTGGATAAGCTCAAGTTCAGATGAAGAATAGATGGAGTTCAAGAAGTCCATCGACAACAAATtccaacaaacaaaatggctctTTTAAGAGACATCAACTACAAGAAAAGTCATTGACCAACTTCATATAAGAATTTTCCGTTCCCCTTCAATCTGTCCTCTACGGTGGTGTGCCACGTGCAGAATTCATGTAATCCTTTCCAAGTATGGTTGTGGGTCACACTTCTGAAATTAATGCGAAAAAGTAAAAGACGCCAACCTtacacaaaataaattttggcTACACTTCACGTGAAAAGAATTGCAAAGGCCTGATCATAAACTGAAGAGGATGAAATATGAAACTGCGAAATAATATCTATTACGATGATCACAACATAAACCAAGACAATTTCATTAGAGAAACATGTGCTACTGAGTGGGTTTTACCTAGTAGGCATGATTTAGTCAAAGACATCCCATATCTGCCCACGGTGATAAAAAATTCTTCTTTCAGGTGAGGGTCGTACCGCCTCTGGTGTCGCAAAAACCGAACTGCGTGGCCATCTGTTGTCAGCGAAGTTGTTTAGAACTTCCTTTGTTTCTTCCTCGGTTAACAGATTGGTACTTTTAACAATCGCCAACAAGACCCTATGCGCGGGGATTACCATATTTTTGGACTTCCTAGTTGCACCTTCATTTAGGGACAAGGCAACCACAAATCTAACGTCACTTAAATTACCCTTAATTAATAAAGAGTTGGCTCGTTCTTGAGTAGAAATGGCTACGGCAAGCATCTCTAAGAGTTTTCTACAATTTTTCACAGCCAGCCCCACTGGAAATCGATTTCTTGTTTTTGACAAGTAACAGGTCCTTTCATGCCTGGTCGTGGCAAGGTCGTGGTACTTTTCAGCTCCCTGGAACCCAGAGTCTCTCTTTGTTCCAATAGCTTTGCGCAAATAAGATGGCGGCTTACCTTTGTGGCAAGATTCGTGTATAAGCTGATTAGTGCGGAAAGGTCTGGGATGAGGTAAGTTtcataaataaattttgtttAATTGGATTCAGGTATGACTAAGGTTTTGTATATTTTACATAGTGATGTTAATTTATCGTGacccttattttcttttttttacatttgacaAAGCCAGGTATTTACATAATCTTATAATATTTACTTGGACTGCGCTACTGTTACTATACATTTAAGGTAAAAATTAAGTAGCACAACACATTTTAGCCCTCCTCCAGATTCTGGTGGGTGTACAGGTGCAGAGCTCCAGGCTCTTCCTCTGTATGCTGCCTTCTCTGATGCGTCCTCTTTGTTCTGTAGAGGTTGTTCACTGTGGCAtaaatttttctgttttctctttCCATAACTTGCTTGGTGTAGATGTATTTCCGTCCTCCCTTTCGCGTTCCCTGATGTAACATTCTTGATTGTTggtgatttttcttttctaccGGTTGACAATTAAAAATGGAGAGGGCTCCACATTTCTCAAGGAACTGAGGGACATGATACACTAGAGCTGgagtaaaacaaaatggatttTAGAGAGTTATAGAGTTTAATCAGTTCTTTTATAAATTACTGTAGGATTGGAAATTATTTACATTACAACAAAAAATGAATCTTACCATGTATGTATGGAGTCACACCCTAAAAGGAAAAGTATGGAGAAATGTATGATGGTAAGTATCTTGTATTTCAAGGGGTTTCAATGATATTATATCACAGATTAATTTAAAGACATTACTTTCTCAAATCATGGTCAAGGAAAAATCCAATGTTGAATTATAATGCCAAAAATTTAATGCTTAATTACCTCATCATAGTCTACCACTTGAAAGAATCTTGGCCACTTCATTGCATGGTCCTTGAACTGCTGTGgcgttttatagttttcctgacCTGGTTCTGAATCGAGTGCTTCTACCAGATCACTGAAACCCTATTTCATTGAAGAATGATAGCAACCATGTAGATGAGTGTTTTACATAAGTTATTCTGGTAATGCCCTCATATTAATTTGGTCCCTCAATTATCAGAGTGACCAGATTTAAAATGAGAAAATATTTTACCTTCCATAATTTCTTCACATCTTTGTATGACATTCTTTGATGACTTGTCCCTTTAAAGATTGCCTTAAGATCCAGTTTGCGTAAGATTACTCGGAGGTCTTTTCCTCAAATGAGATgatatattgttattattattagctattgttttcattgttatcAGAATTAGTGATTGCTTGCTGAGAAATAAGCATTAAACATTCTTACCATCCAGTCCAGTCCACTGTGTTTGAGATGAGCCATCCTCACATTGCACTTGGAAAAACTTGAATGGAACACCAACTTTCTCTGGCTCCTTTTCAAGAATATCCATCCTCTTTTTGTTGATTACAAACTCAATCACCTGTCATGCAGAATTAGAGACATATATGTCACCACTtcttagttttgttttggatttttgttttaGGTTCTGTTTTGTGCAACTAATGGAGTTTAATATCAACTTTATGACCTTTTCTCTACCACTACTCTATTGTCCCTAAAATAACCTTAAAGACATCTTAGAAGACAAATTTAAGAAGTTCATCAGAGATGAAGGTGTTAAACTCAAAATGTGTATTTAGTTGATTGAAGAGAAGTCCCATGATTCTAAGAAAAAAGATGAAGAGTGTCAACAATAACTTGTGTGAAGGGTATCGAGATTAATGGCTCATGAAGGGAGCCTTTCCTTCCATCAGTGGCTTTTTCAGCACTGTCCTTTATGCATTGTTGAAGATCCCTTTCAATTGGCCAGTCTTGTACTGAAACAAATAATcatggaaaaacagaatgtCGATCAGGAAAATGCCAAATAAACATTGCATTTTGTATTTTTAGCCACATTTTCATGTATTGTAATCCTCTATACTTCCCCAAATGGATGGTGGATATGGTCTAACCAAAACATTTGTATTAATCATGGGGATGTATGTGTGTGAGATAGTTACAGAAAACATTGCCTAGAaattttatctttaaaaaacATAAATGAGAATATTAAATCCAGACTTACTTGTGAAAACACAAATTTGGCAATACAAGGTGTAAGCTtaaacaccattgtagtttcggcttgaaattcagaGTACGAGTGGACTTTCTgtcgcttagaagttagctaaaatttgcttgtACGCAAAATTCTCTTCGAGTGGGTTGGCTTAGACAGTAagtaagatgatgaatttaaaagcttttctaaattaaattattaatttaaaaagACCAACAATGCCGTTACCATTTGCTAAAAGAACATTCATAGAGTTCAACGCGTTTAGTAgtacgagcgaaaagaaaatcCAAAACTTTACCCTTTTTTGAACAACTGCAgcaatccaaaatggcgattttaaactttcctcgattttggaaaaaaaaaactaaagcgctTTGGGATATTTTAActatatttttgaaaatgactcactaaagggttttttctttcggggggggggggggaggaagaaatttaaatttttcaaactgtcgcaggatttttgatatttacagaaactgggTCTTAATTCCCGCTGCAGGTTCTTTTGGCGACATTGCTTTTAGTAACTctttttacaaaagaaaacggATAACCGTTCTGAACCGAGAAGGAATGACGAGAGACGCCATCCACATTGCATTTCCATATCAAAGACGAGCAAGGCGCACATGCCACAGCTTCTGCCTTAAAATCCTTCACGTAGAGGTTAGCTTTCACCGCGAATATCGTGCTACCCATATGTAGACGTGAGGACGAACTCAATCATCGCCTGTTTCAGGCGACTATTCACATGCGACTTCACCCTGACAACATCAACTGGGATAGTAAGATTGAAATTCTGTTTGTGCCTTTGCAGCTTCGTTTACTATTGACGCAAATTAATCTGTGTCGTTGGTAGCGCTTTTGAGTGTATgaagaaatgtaaaataatgaaGTTTAAAAGATAAAGGAAAGTTCAATGCGATTTGAGCATAAATCATGGTCAGAAATGCTACTCACAGGCCCGTATCGCAAAAGAAAGGTACTCGCAATCACATCCAATGAACTGAATGTGATATTCGTGGTCGACATAATGACATGGTCGGATTGGATGAGTATGACAAAGAAGTTTATAAACCGTAAAAAGGGTGTTTGCCACCGGAATGCAAATCAGTGAAAATCGGTGCACGAGGTAAGTTATGCAAATCCAGATTCAATCGAATTATTTATAAGGCTAGTTATAAAAATTGTTATCAGTTACTTGGTTCTGGGTTCTTAGTCTAGGCTTTTGGGGTCTCCCcccacctccccccccccccctttgtaACACGAAGAAATACTTTGGAATCCGTCTCAAGTTGCTGTAATTAGTTTTGTTGAGACAAGGTTTGAAGCATTTAAAAGCACTCACTGGGAACTAAGCTTTCTGAACCAATTCGTGAAGAGATGATGCTTACTTTGCATTATTGTCTGCAATTCGTTTGACTGTTTTGCGTTGTCAGATAACACCGATAAACTGAAATGGTCTGTTTATCCAAATAGGGAACCATTCAGTGTCCATTGCTACTAAACTATGTAGGATCCAACGCACTCTTCACAGAGTAGTGCTGGTGTGTCTGCAGTCTGCCTGATCACCTAGTCGCGTGGTCGGCCTAAGTAAGAGATAGCTTGATGGGCCTATGAGGGAATAAGATCAGACTGAGGTGACACAGGTTTTCACTTggtaaaattatttctttttggcAGAGAATTTACAATGTAGCCGCTTTGCAAGCCGCGTTCAAGAAAAGTCGAGATTCTCTTGTGACGGTCGTTTTCCAAGTCGCTAGATCAGCCTGAGTGAGTGTTAGCTTGAAGGACTTCTGAGGCAATGTAAGGTAGATCGAGATCACGCAAGTTTTTTTACTGGTGATATATGAGGTAATGTAATATGTCACTTTTGTGCGAGAAGTAACGATATATTTTTATTCGGCGTTTTTCACTGTCATTTTGTGTAGATCCTTTGTGAGGGTAATGTGGTTATGTAGGCCCTTTGTTAGTCGCTTTCAAGGAAAatcaagcttttcttttttttctggtaTTGCTTCTGAATTAATGTGCCTCAAATTTGCGTAACGTACGCGCGGACTTCGAATAAGCCTCCTTGGgctaaaggaaaataaaaaaaagaggaaaacaaacaagcaaaaactaaaaaaacaaatacaaaacaacaacaaaaacattaaaaaaaaaccagatCTTGAACAAGGATCTTGCATCAGTTTctttatatttgacacaatttTATCGTAATCGCCACTGAGGAAACATTTTTTACCGCACGAAAAACATGAATAATACGAGAGGTGACAGAATatataaatattgaataaaattaaaacctTATAAGAGAGCATATTCAACATAATTTTGCAGTATGCCACTACCATTACAGCTCAAGGCTTGGGCTCCTCCAACAAGACCCTTCTCAGCGGTGTTGGACCATGAACAACGAGAAGACCCTTGGAAGTTGTGCCTTTGTCCATCAATGTCCATTTTCCAAAAGTCCCCTAGAAATGATATCCAGTTAAAATATTAGTCTTTTCAAGTTCAAGACATAAATATTTAATTAAGCTAGTATATGAATAGCGGTAACATTCGATGGTCGCTTTAATTAATTCAATAATAGTTTTATTTCAGTGGGTATTTTAAGTTTTATTACTCAAAGGAAAACAACTTTAAGAAAGTTTAATAATCATCATTTTTATTGAGCTCCAAACGGCTCGTAATTGcattaaagaaaataaataattcagGGCCATGCAGAGCCAACATCTGCAAATTATTAGAGGCTTTACAGAACGAGACAGATAATAGCGGTGGCTTATAATGTTCAATTATATGGAAATGAGTAGGTCTATATTCTTTAGTTAAAACAGCACAATAGCGAGAAAATACATTTGTTTGAGTCGTTTTTTCTGCAGTGGTTTTTTAATTCCCTTTTGGAAATTTTATCAGTTGGGCCTGCTTGACAACTT encodes:
- the LOC136906126 gene encoding uncharacterized protein, translating into MDILEKEPEKVGVPFKFFQVQCEDGSSQTQWTGLDGKDLRVILRKLDLKAIFKGTSHQRMSYKDVKKLWKGFSDLVEALDSEPGQENYKTPQQFKDHAMKWPRFFQVVDYDEGVTPYIHALVYHVPQFLEKCGALSIFNCQPVEKKNHQQSRMLHQGTRKGGRKYIYTKQVMERENRKIYATVNNLYRTKRTHQRRQHTEEEPGALHLYTHQNLEEG